A genomic stretch from Hydrogenimonas urashimensis includes:
- a CDS encoding hydrogenase small subunit → MRIVIVGGGIAAAYAANAIMERQKGHDVLIVSAEKYPPYDRIHLCRLVEGRARVEDIRLDIHPGVRIELDQRIVSIDTKRKRVFSKNASFGYDRLLIATGSKPKELFDITSLENAATFRSADDAFKIAKGLKGRNAVIVGVGPIGLELLDTLIKLPDPKGIYLLSRGSHLYDRALNPTAVEWIAKTFETDPRVKISYHDEIVDKKIARNRLERIRTKHHSIDDPFLVFGIGIEPNIDFAKEALETDRGILVDETMRTSDPDIYAVGEAAQIRESGFIPGRVRECTREADIAVDNLLGLKKRVFEREPSIDGLKVGSFHFADVTSPLYDRRDEENEDIIIESKKEKRIDQYIVNHDLLRRFIGLNSNVDLMSLKRLMEKNEPIDPAFFYQSRKVGERGRLVCSCTGTYEKDLVDIIRENAVTCFADLKGLTEAGRVCGRCKQDIVDLIRQTKVDPKEAARIRAAKKAAEEAAEMERIRKRIEKFNRLHPRNKITSENLEEAIKALDMNREYNRWVSMITASMRLSPAHEELVDQALRQLNKIPIVWLELADCTGNSTAFIKTAQPKITDLILNYISLDYHELLMAAAGEQSESALESVIKEDENGYVLIVEGAVPLAMEGKFLRIGPKGETGADFLKRVAKGAAAVFAVGTCAFDGGVVAAAPNPTGAVGVSEALGRDDVINLPGCPVNPANVVGTLIYYIMFDEVPELDEKRRPKWAYSYRIHDNCERRGHYDLEEFVLEWGDEGAKKGWCLFKMGCKGPYADLNCPQVKFNEGTSWPVQAGHGCIACGEGKVAFDLYANERPLGEEENHG, encoded by the coding sequence ATGCGAATCGTCATCGTGGGAGGCGGCATAGCGGCGGCGTATGCCGCCAATGCGATCATGGAGCGGCAGAAGGGGCACGATGTTCTGATCGTGTCGGCGGAAAAGTACCCGCCCTACGACCGCATCCATCTGTGCCGGCTCGTGGAGGGCCGCGCGAGAGTGGAGGATATCCGTCTTGATATCCATCCGGGCGTGAGGATCGAACTCGATCAGCGTATCGTCTCCATCGATACGAAAAGAAAGAGGGTCTTTTCAAAAAACGCCTCCTTCGGCTACGACAGACTCCTCATAGCCACCGGATCGAAACCGAAAGAGCTTTTCGATATTACCTCGCTTGAAAACGCGGCGACGTTCCGCAGCGCCGACGATGCCTTCAAGATTGCCAAGGGATTGAAAGGGCGCAATGCCGTCATCGTCGGTGTCGGGCCGATCGGACTGGAACTTCTGGATACGTTGATAAAACTGCCCGATCCCAAAGGGATCTATCTTCTTTCACGGGGCTCCCACCTTTACGACCGTGCGCTCAATCCCACGGCAGTGGAGTGGATCGCGAAGACCTTCGAAACTGACCCGAGGGTGAAGATCTCCTATCACGACGAAATTGTCGACAAAAAGATTGCAAGAAATCGGCTGGAACGCATACGGACGAAACATCACTCGATCGACGATCCTTTTCTTGTCTTCGGCATCGGGATCGAGCCCAACATCGATTTCGCGAAAGAGGCACTCGAAACCGACCGGGGTATATTGGTCGACGAAACGATGCGCACCAGCGACCCGGACATCTACGCCGTCGGGGAGGCCGCGCAGATTCGCGAGAGCGGATTCATTCCTGGAAGGGTCAGGGAGTGCACCCGGGAAGCCGACATCGCTGTCGACAATCTGCTGGGCCTCAAAAAGAGGGTGTTCGAACGCGAACCCTCCATCGACGGGCTGAAAGTCGGGTCATTCCATTTTGCCGACGTCACGTCGCCTCTCTACGATCGGCGCGACGAAGAGAATGAAGATATCATCATCGAGTCGAAAAAAGAGAAGCGGATCGATCAGTACATCGTCAACCATGATCTTCTGCGTCGTTTCATCGGTCTCAATTCCAATGTGGATCTCATGAGTCTCAAACGGCTTATGGAGAAGAACGAGCCGATCGATCCCGCTTTTTTCTATCAGAGCCGAAAGGTCGGAGAGAGGGGCCGGCTCGTATGCAGCTGTACCGGAACCTACGAAAAGGATCTCGTCGACATCATCAGGGAAAACGCCGTCACCTGTTTTGCTGATCTGAAGGGTTTGACCGAAGCGGGCAGGGTATGCGGCCGCTGCAAACAGGATATCGTCGATCTCATACGCCAAACAAAGGTCGATCCGAAAGAGGCGGCCAGAATCCGGGCGGCCAAAAAAGCGGCGGAGGAGGCGGCCGAAATGGAGCGGATCCGTAAGCGGATCGAAAAATTCAACCGCCTGCATCCGAGAAACAAAATCACGAGCGAGAACCTCGAAGAGGCGATCAAAGCGCTCGACATGAACCGGGAATACAACCGCTGGGTCTCGATGATCACGGCGAGCATGCGTCTTTCTCCCGCGCACGAAGAGCTGGTCGACCAGGCTCTCAGGCAGCTCAACAAGATCCCGATCGTATGGCTCGAACTGGCCGATTGTACCGGGAATTCGACGGCATTCATCAAAACGGCTCAGCCAAAAATCACCGATCTGATCCTCAACTACATTTCGCTCGATTATCACGAACTGCTGATGGCGGCGGCGGGGGAGCAGAGCGAGAGTGCGCTCGAATCGGTCATCAAAGAGGATGAAAATGGGTACGTGCTGATCGTGGAGGGCGCCGTACCCCTGGCAATGGAGGGCAAGTTCTTGCGCATCGGGCCCAAAGGCGAAACCGGCGCGGACTTCCTGAAAAGGGTGGCGAAGGGCGCCGCGGCGGTGTTTGCCGTAGGCACGTGCGCGTTCGATGGCGGCGTCGTGGCGGCGGCACCCAACCCGACGGGCGCCGTCGGCGTATCGGAAGCGCTGGGACGCGATGACGTGATCAACCTGCCCGGATGCCCCGTCAATCCGGCCAATGTCGTAGGCACGCTCATCTACTACATCATGTTCGACGAAGTGCCCGAGCTCGATGAGAAGAGGCGGCCGAAATGGGCCTACAGCTACCGCATTCACGACAACTGCGAGCGTCGCGGCCACTACGATCTCGAAGAGTTCGTGCTCGAGTGGGGCGACGAGGGGGCGAAGAAGGGGTGGTGCCTTTTCAAAATGGGATGCAAAGGGCCCTACGCCGATCTCAACTGCCCCCAGGTGAAGTTCAACGAAGGCACGAGCTGGCCGGTTCAGGCGGGGCACGGCTGCATCGCATGCGGCGAGGGGAAGGTGGCGTTCGATCTTTATGCCAACGAGAGGCCTTTGGGCGAGGAGGAAAATCATGGGTAG
- a CDS encoding OmpP1/FadL family transporter: MLKRVMLLSAVGASLLWATNGDELMGIGAKSRAMGGVGIALDLGAENGLNNPAFIETGGRQEFLLGGTLFMPDVSYDGGDGYKKSDADLSVIPAAALAGRINERFSYGVGMFGTAGMGVDYRDDESESTMQMVTALQIMKFAVPLCYKFGNFRIGYTPYVQYSSLDINYKEPTLLGRHRGAGVAQDLGIGHIFGAGYVFDGKPVGGITLDGLKIGLVYKTSVDMDFKDQLQQATELFTLLGYLEDMGDTLEQPSQFGAGLSYAFGAHHTVAFDWKHINWSDAKGYKVLKWKDQDVFAIGYEYAEETWSLRAGYNYASMPFAEKDGTTAQGATINLFNLLGFPATVEQHFTFGGEYRVNEHLSFNGAFVYAPETTTTYDTSGINPEIPLLPHIINDTASVRHQQSSLTFTLNYSY, translated from the coding sequence ATGTTGAAACGAGTCATGCTGCTCAGCGCGGTCGGCGCTTCACTGCTCTGGGCCACCAACGGAGACGAGCTCATGGGTATCGGCGCCAAATCACGTGCCATGGGGGGTGTGGGTATCGCGCTGGACCTGGGTGCGGAAAACGGATTGAACAACCCGGCGTTCATCGAGACCGGCGGCAGGCAGGAATTCCTGCTGGGAGGCACCCTGTTCATGCCCGACGTCTCCTATGACGGAGGAGACGGGTACAAAAAGAGCGACGCCGATCTGAGCGTCATTCCGGCTGCCGCCCTGGCCGGTCGGATCAACGAGCGTTTCAGCTACGGTGTCGGCATGTTCGGAACCGCCGGTATGGGGGTCGACTACAGGGATGACGAAAGCGAATCGACGATGCAGATGGTCACGGCCCTGCAGATCATGAAGTTCGCCGTACCGCTCTGCTACAAATTCGGCAATTTCCGTATCGGCTACACGCCCTATGTCCAGTACAGTTCCCTGGACATCAACTACAAGGAGCCGACACTTCTTGGCCGCCACAGGGGAGCCGGTGTCGCGCAGGACCTGGGAATCGGCCATATTTTCGGCGCCGGATACGTGTTCGACGGCAAACCTGTCGGCGGGATCACGCTCGATGGCCTGAAAATCGGTCTCGTCTACAAAACGTCGGTCGATATGGATTTCAAAGACCAGCTCCAGCAGGCCACGGAACTCTTCACCCTGCTTGGATACCTGGAAGATATGGGTGATACCCTGGAGCAGCCTTCCCAGTTCGGCGCCGGTCTCTCCTACGCTTTCGGGGCCCACCATACCGTCGCTTTCGACTGGAAACATATCAACTGGAGCGATGCTAAAGGGTACAAGGTTCTCAAATGGAAGGATCAGGACGTTTTTGCGATCGGCTACGAGTATGCGGAAGAGACCTGGTCGCTGCGTGCCGGTTACAACTACGCCTCCATGCCGTTTGCGGAGAAAGACGGCACCACGGCGCAAGGCGCCACGATCAACCTCTTCAACCTGCTCGGTTTCCCGGCGACAGTCGAACAGCACTTCACGTTCGGGGGAGAGTACCGGGTGAATGAACACCTGAGTTTCAACGGCGCTTTTGTCTATGCTCCCGAGACCACGACCACTTACGATACCTCGGGGATCAATCCGGAAATTCCTCTTCTGCCCCATATCATCAACGACACGGCGAGCGTCAGACACCAGCAGTCGAGTCTGACGTTCACGCTCAATTACAGCTACTGA
- a CDS encoding YtfJ family protein, with amino-acid sequence MKRVLASFLLILPLVAAEVGKPLPRLQLSGKEGGRVDGSPFDSKRLHGKVTVIFYVDPDKKSLNEPFTEALKAKRFDRSRYRSVAVVNMAATWLPDFAIAAALKSKQKKYPDTLYVRDRRKKGVRVWGVADDEANFLLVSKDGRVLYAASGKIAESEWSEIFSLIERAMRE; translated from the coding sequence ATGAAAAGAGTCCTTGCCTCTTTTTTGCTGATACTGCCTCTGGTGGCGGCCGAAGTGGGGAAACCGCTGCCCAGACTGCAGCTTTCGGGCAAAGAGGGCGGCCGGGTGGACGGCTCGCCCTTCGACTCAAAGAGGCTGCATGGCAAAGTGACTGTCATCTTCTATGTCGATCCCGACAAAAAGAGCCTCAACGAACCCTTCACCGAAGCGCTCAAAGCGAAACGTTTCGACCGAAGCCGATACCGGTCGGTCGCCGTCGTCAACATGGCGGCCACATGGCTGCCCGACTTCGCCATCGCCGCCGCTTTGAAATCGAAGCAGAAAAAATATCCCGACACCCTCTATGTCAGAGACAGGAGGAAAAAAGGGGTGCGGGTGTGGGGTGTTGCCGACGACGAAGCCAATTTTCTCCTCGTATCAAAAGATGGCAGAGTACTCTATGCCGCCAGCGGAAAAATCGCGGAAAGCGAGTGGTCTGAAATTTTCTCGCTGATCGAAAGAGCGATGAGAGAGTAG
- the tkt gene encoding transketolase produces the protein MDNQMMKKMADTIRFLAADMIQKANSGHPGAAMGLADIAVVLSNHLKHNPKNPKWLNRDRLVFSGGHATGLIYSLLHLWGYDLSMEDLKNFRQLGSKTPGHPEYGHTPGVEITTGPLGQGVANAVGMAMASRYCANIVNSETAKIIDHTVYCLCGDGDLMEGISYEACAVAGRQQLDNLIMIYDSNRITIEGDTSLAWTEDVRLRFEAQDWKVLETDGHNYQQIDETLRLAKTADRPVLIIAHSIIAKGALEMAGDHNSHGAPLGEDLIARAKEVAGFDPQKKFYIPDDVLVRFRCAVEEGELAEREWNHLLKQTPYIEQNEALDRLLNPDFDTIEWPVFEPGSEVATRDSNGKILNAIAKAVPGFFGGSADLAPSNKTELKDMGDFPLGKNVHYGIREHAMAAITNGIAAYGPLLPFSATFFVFSDYMKPAVRIAALSGLRHFFVWTHDSIGVGEDGPTHQPIEHLSQFRALPDFYTFRPADASENVACWKIALKMQKPSAFVCSRQKLKVLKEKVDYGSVENGGYLVKRRENATVTLIASGSEVMLALQSGCHLEEQGIMANVVSVPCYELLCEQPREYIDAIIDPDTKVLAIEAASGSEWYRFADDVLGMHSFGASGKAGDLFKHFGFTITSVVERVKALLGR, from the coding sequence ATGGACAACCAGATGATGAAGAAGATGGCCGATACGATCCGTTTTCTCGCGGCCGACATGATCCAGAAGGCCAACAGCGGGCATCCCGGCGCAGCGATGGGACTGGCGGACATCGCCGTCGTTTTGTCGAACCATTTGAAACACAATCCGAAAAACCCGAAATGGCTCAACCGCGATAGGCTGGTTTTCAGCGGCGGACACGCCACCGGGCTCATCTACTCGCTCCTTCATCTGTGGGGATACGACCTTTCGATGGAAGATCTCAAAAATTTTCGACAGCTCGGAAGCAAAACCCCCGGGCATCCCGAATACGGCCATACGCCGGGTGTGGAGATCACCACAGGTCCCCTCGGCCAGGGTGTGGCCAATGCCGTGGGCATGGCGATGGCGAGCCGATACTGCGCCAATATCGTCAACTCCGAAACGGCCAAGATTATCGACCATACGGTCTACTGCCTCTGCGGCGACGGCGACCTGATGGAGGGGATCAGCTACGAAGCGTGCGCCGTTGCGGGCAGGCAGCAGCTGGACAATCTCATCATGATCTACGATTCCAACCGCATCACGATCGAGGGGGACACCTCGCTGGCGTGGACGGAGGATGTGCGGCTGAGGTTCGAAGCGCAGGACTGGAAGGTCCTGGAGACCGACGGCCACAACTACCAGCAGATCGACGAGACGCTCCGACTGGCGAAAACGGCGGACCGCCCGGTTCTGATCATCGCCCATTCGATCATCGCCAAAGGCGCGCTGGAGATGGCCGGCGACCACAACAGCCACGGGGCGCCGCTGGGTGAGGATCTGATCGCCCGTGCCAAAGAGGTGGCGGGATTCGATCCGCAGAAGAAATTCTATATTCCCGACGACGTGCTCGTGCGTTTCCGGTGCGCGGTCGAAGAGGGCGAACTGGCGGAGCGTGAGTGGAACCATCTGCTCAAGCAGACCCCCTATATCGAACAGAACGAAGCACTCGATCGGCTTTTGAATCCCGATTTCGATACGATCGAGTGGCCCGTGTTCGAGCCGGGAAGCGAAGTGGCGACACGGGATTCCAACGGAAAAATCCTCAACGCCATCGCCAAGGCGGTACCCGGATTTTTCGGCGGCAGCGCCGACCTGGCCCCGTCCAACAAAACCGAACTGAAAGATATGGGCGATTTTCCTTTAGGGAAAAATGTCCATTACGGCATCCGCGAACACGCGATGGCGGCCATCACCAACGGCATCGCCGCCTACGGGCCGCTGCTGCCTTTCAGCGCCACCTTCTTCGTCTTCAGCGACTACATGAAGCCGGCGGTTCGCATCGCGGCGCTCAGCGGTCTGCGCCACTTCTTCGTCTGGACGCACGACAGCATCGGCGTGGGCGAAGACGGCCCCACCCACCAGCCCATCGAGCATCTGAGCCAGTTCAGGGCGCTGCCCGACTTCTACACCTTCCGCCCCGCCGATGCCAGCGAAAACGTCGCCTGCTGGAAAATCGCACTGAAGATGCAAAAACCTTCCGCTTTCGTCTGCAGCCGCCAGAAACTCAAAGTGCTCAAGGAGAAGGTCGATTACGGCAGTGTCGAAAACGGCGGATATCTCGTCAAACGCCGCGAAAACGCCACCGTCACCCTGATCGCCAGCGGATCCGAAGTGATGCTGGCACTGCAGAGCGGCTGCCACCTGGAGGAGCAGGGCATCATGGCCAATGTGGTGAGTGTTCCCTGTTACGAGCTGCTGTGTGAACAGCCCCGGGAGTATATCGACGCCATCATCGACCCCGACACCAAAGTGCTGGCGATCGAAGCGGCCAGCGGCAGCGAGTGGTACCGCTTCGCGGACGATGTGCTGGGCATGCATTCATTCGGTGCCAGCGGGAAGGCAGGCGATCTTTTCAAACATTTCGGATTCACGATTACCAGTGTCGTCGAGCGGGTCAAAGCCCTGCTGGGACGATGA
- a CDS encoding polyprenyl synthetase family protein — translation MDAFEEYLMTNLPEAPSFHPVFNEALQAMLLAGGKRFRPRLLLAVVDAYTPLLRESAYPVAMALEMFHTYSLVHDDLPVMDNADLRRGEPTLHKRYDEVTAVLVGDALNTHAFYLIANAPLHNDAKVALVQELAYSGGIGGMVLGQAIDCWFEGEKLTPEQVDFLHEYKTGRLIAASLKMGAIIAGLDEKMQRELFDFGLDVGLLFQIQDDIIDATESSETAGKTTGNDEDKNSYINHFGLEGSCERADALAARIGERLASFDAPLRRSLEALLKPYLARHKTK, via the coding sequence ATGGACGCATTTGAAGAGTATCTGATGACAAACCTGCCGGAGGCGCCCAGCTTTCATCCGGTCTTCAACGAAGCCCTGCAGGCGATGCTTCTGGCGGGAGGGAAACGTTTCCGGCCCCGTTTGCTTCTGGCGGTTGTCGATGCCTACACCCCGTTGCTGAGAGAGAGCGCCTATCCCGTGGCGATGGCACTGGAGATGTTTCATACCTATTCGCTGGTACACGACGATCTGCCCGTCATGGACAATGCCGACCTGCGGCGGGGCGAACCGACGCTGCACAAACGCTACGACGAGGTGACGGCGGTTCTGGTTGGCGATGCCCTCAACACCCATGCGTTCTACCTGATCGCGAATGCGCCCCTTCACAACGACGCGAAGGTCGCGCTGGTGCAGGAGCTGGCCTACAGCGGAGGCATCGGGGGCATGGTGCTGGGCCAGGCGATCGACTGCTGGTTCGAAGGAGAGAAGCTGACGCCCGAACAGGTCGATTTTCTCCACGAATACAAAACGGGCCGGCTGATCGCCGCCAGCCTGAAGATGGGAGCGATCATCGCCGGTCTCGATGAGAAAATGCAGCGGGAGCTTTTCGATTTCGGACTCGACGTGGGACTCTTGTTCCAGATTCAAGACGATATCATCGATGCGACCGAGAGCAGCGAAACGGCGGGCAAGACGACGGGAAACGACGAAGACAAGAACAGCTATATCAACCATTTCGGCCTGGAAGGCTCCTGCGAAAGGGCCGACGCGCTCGCCGCCCGGATCGGCGAAAGGCTCGCATCCTTCGATGCCCCTTTGCGCAGGAGCCTCGAAGCGCTTTTAAAACCCTACCTCGCACGACACAAAACCAAATAG
- a CDS encoding PDZ domain-containing protein, whose product MLYRFLAFLFTFLLPSLGLAAETCFKFFPKSYRIVEGHHAYAVAKDRFVSFGCPAGKRIVAQDRLKGLCLFEDAANHPFYLGDPEPPLHFCPSRTMRYVKIRSYPYAIYPGRLVKGVGREGAIFGECCEWVGITDAQGRWFDSEAIRKLLRKKTYHGDIGLRFGKRKGVPVVSAVDPFAGLSVRPKERVLAVGDTRHPTPRRLAEAIDGCRAGGKLVLVFENGGRKRRENLLCFERFGGGKVSDTFLERFGLRFAKGLVITEIDPEGAAYRRGLRRGDRLLAIDGERVGDEEDVRKILTRYAAGKSVPERMLWERDAFQFFLPLPEI is encoded by the coding sequence ATGCTGTATCGCTTTCTCGCCTTTTTGTTCACGTTTCTGCTTCCCTCCCTTGGCCTCGCTGCCGAAACCTGTTTCAAATTCTTTCCCAAAAGTTACCGAATCGTCGAAGGGCATCACGCCTATGCGGTGGCGAAAGACCGGTTCGTCTCATTCGGCTGCCCCGCCGGCAAAAGGATCGTGGCGCAAGACCGACTCAAGGGGCTCTGTCTTTTCGAAGACGCCGCGAACCATCCCTTCTATCTCGGCGACCCCGAGCCCCCGCTTCATTTCTGCCCGTCCCGCACAATGCGCTATGTGAAAATACGCAGCTACCCCTATGCGATCTATCCCGGCCGGCTCGTGAAAGGAGTCGGCCGGGAGGGTGCGATTTTCGGCGAATGTTGCGAATGGGTAGGCATCACGGATGCCCAAGGCCGATGGTTCGACAGCGAGGCGATAAGAAAACTGCTTCGAAAAAAGACCTATCACGGCGATATCGGCCTGCGCTTTGGAAAGCGGAAGGGGGTGCCGGTCGTCTCGGCTGTCGATCCTTTCGCTGGCCTGTCGGTCCGTCCCAAAGAGAGGGTGCTCGCCGTAGGCGATACCCGACATCCGACACCCAGACGCCTCGCCGAAGCGATCGATGGCTGCCGAGCGGGCGGAAAGTTGGTCCTTGTTTTCGAAAACGGCGGCCGAAAGAGGAGAGAGAACCTTCTTTGTTTCGAGCGATTCGGCGGCGGGAAGGTCTCCGACACCTTCCTCGAAAGGTTCGGGCTCCGGTTCGCAAAGGGCCTCGTGATCACGGAAATCGATCCCGAAGGAGCGGCCTACCGCAGGGGGCTGCGCCGGGGTGACAGACTGCTTGCCATCGACGGAGAGAGGGTTGGCGACGAAGAGGATGTCCGAAAGATTCTGACCCGATACGCCGCCGGAAAGAGCGTCCCTGAAAGGATGCTTTGGGAACGCGATGCATTTCAGTTTTTTTTGCCGCTACCTGAGATATAA
- a CDS encoding YbaB/EbfC family nucleoid-associated protein, which produces MFEGLNMGDLGKMLEEVQQKAKEFEEKSASVELTAKSGGGLVKVTANGKGEIIDIDIDDSLLEDKEALQILLISAVNDVIKMVEDNKKSTAMSMFGGVNPFAGGSGQN; this is translated from the coding sequence ATGTTCGAAGGTCTGAACATGGGCGATCTGGGCAAAATGCTCGAAGAGGTTCAGCAGAAGGCGAAAGAGTTCGAAGAGAAGAGCGCCTCGGTCGAACTCACCGCCAAAAGCGGGGGCGGTCTGGTGAAGGTGACCGCCAACGGAAAGGGAGAGATCATCGATATCGATATCGACGATTCGCTTCTGGAGGACAAGGAGGCGCTCCAGATTCTTCTGATCTCCGCCGTCAACGACGTGATCAAAATGGTGGAAGACAACAAGAAAAGCACCGCGATGAGCATGTTCGGCGGAGTCAACCCCTTTGCCGGAGGCAGCGGCCAGAACTGA
- the panD gene encoding aspartate 1-decarboxylase, producing the protein MQIEMLYSKIHRATVTDANLNYVGSITIDQDLLDAAKMRVGQKVEILNINNGERFSTYIIRGERGKGDICLNGAAARKAHPGDKIIIVAYASYDEKELENYKPTVVLMNEQSNTIAAVHEEL; encoded by the coding sequence ATGCAGATCGAAATGCTCTATTCCAAGATCCATCGTGCGACCGTGACCGACGCGAACCTGAACTATGTCGGTTCCATCACGATCGACCAGGATTTGCTGGATGCTGCGAAGATGCGGGTGGGGCAGAAAGTCGAGATACTCAATATCAACAACGGAGAACGTTTCAGTACCTACATCATCAGGGGCGAACGCGGAAAAGGCGATATCTGCCTCAATGGCGCGGCGGCGCGCAAGGCGCATCCGGGCGACAAGATCATCATCGTCGCCTACGCCTCCTACGATGAGAAGGAGCTCGAAAACTACAAACCGACCGTGGTACTGATGAACGAGCAGAGCAATACGATCGCCGCCGTCCACGAGGAGCTGTAA
- a CDS encoding (2Fe-2S) ferredoxin domain-containing protein — protein sequence MGIPQPAFYIFKCEQSSPPGMPRPSCVSEGNRDLFQHLAQRLMEKGLIGTVQPVRTGCLNRCQYGPVMLVEPGHIMYAQLTKEKIDRIIDEHIIGGKPVEEFMIEKEAWDDPISPEQMMKMSGAV from the coding sequence ATGGGTATTCCGCAACCGGCATTCTATATTTTCAAATGTGAGCAGTCTTCGCCTCCGGGCATGCCGCGACCGAGCTGCGTGAGTGAAGGGAACAGGGATCTTTTCCAGCATCTGGCCCAGCGGCTGATGGAGAAGGGGCTCATCGGGACGGTCCAGCCGGTCCGCACCGGATGTCTCAACCGCTGCCAGTACGGTCCGGTCATGCTCGTGGAGCCGGGCCACATCATGTACGCCCAGCTGACGAAAGAGAAGATCGACCGGATTATCGACGAGCATATCATCGGCGGCAAGCCGGTGGAGGAGTTCATGATCGAAAAAGAGGCGTGGGACGATCCCATCAGCCCCGAGCAGATGATGAAAATGAGCGGAGCCGTCTGA
- a CDS encoding phospholipase D-like domain-containing protein, whose translation MRLTPFLPDALSDTLFTIGAELLIVLAFLHMISARRSPSSMIAWTLAIFLVPYAAVPFYFLFGHRKLIKRYQKLQYLLRPVDRGLSLCNHPVERLLYTNGIPPATSQNRFGLRDTPEDARRELLAQIDGARQSIDICVYELVLDESTLPLMERLKRRAKEGVRVRILMDSIGSAKLYLLSRHLKEYRASGIEIAFFMPFLRFPFRNFINLRNHRKIYIFDQKTALSGGMNLTGEYLSADPQEILYTDFLCLIEGRAAHYYLQIFEMDWAFATHTPAKLPEAADTSFGTACIQVAPSGPDTPSDGVVEALLSAICNASRRIWIFTPYFVPTEEFVRALTIALHRGVELKIVIPERSDHLVSDLGRGSYLRELSSKGAAILLHRGKVLHAKAMVFDDDAAIVGTINFDNRSLFYNFEVVSLLYSRNEIETIVSWGERVIQACRPYRPTETLFQVRIENLMRMLSPLV comes from the coding sequence ATGCGTTTGACTCCTTTCCTGCCCGATGCACTTTCCGATACACTCTTTACGATCGGGGCGGAACTGCTGATCGTGCTCGCTTTTTTGCACATGATCTCCGCGCGGCGCAGCCCAAGCAGCATGATCGCCTGGACCCTTGCGATCTTCCTGGTCCCCTACGCCGCCGTCCCTTTCTATTTTCTCTTCGGCCACAGGAAGCTGATCAAACGCTACCAGAAGCTGCAGTATCTTCTCAGGCCGGTGGATCGGGGCCTCTCGCTTTGCAACCATCCCGTCGAACGGCTGCTCTACACCAACGGCATTCCCCCGGCCACCTCGCAGAACCGGTTCGGCCTCCGCGACACGCCGGAGGATGCCCGCAGGGAACTCCTCGCGCAGATCGACGGCGCGCGGCAAAGCATCGACATCTGCGTCTACGAGCTGGTCCTGGACGAGAGCACCCTTCCTTTGATGGAGCGCCTGAAGCGGCGGGCAAAAGAAGGAGTTCGCGTCCGGATCCTGATGGATTCGATCGGCTCCGCGAAACTCTATCTCCTCTCCCGGCATCTTAAAGAGTACAGAGCCTCGGGAATCGAGATCGCCTTCTTCATGCCGTTTCTGCGTTTTCCCTTCCGGAACTTCATCAACCTGCGCAACCACAGGAAGATCTACATTTTCGACCAAAAAACGGCCCTGTCGGGGGGAATGAACCTGACCGGCGAATATCTCTCGGCCGATCCGCAGGAAATTCTCTACACCGACTTTCTCTGCCTGATCGAAGGAAGAGCCGCGCACTACTACCTGCAGATATTCGAAATGGACTGGGCCTTCGCCACCCATACCCCCGCGAAACTTCCCGAAGCGGCCGACACCTCCTTCGGCACGGCCTGCATCCAGGTGGCGCCCTCGGGTCCGGACACCCCGTCCGACGGCGTCGTCGAAGCGCTCCTGAGTGCGATCTGCAACGCCTCGCGCCGCATCTGGATTTTCACCCCCTATTTCGTTCCCACGGAAGAGTTCGTCCGGGCGCTCACCATCGCCCTCCACAGAGGTGTCGAACTGAAAATCGTCATACCCGAACGCTCCGACCACCTCGTCTCCGACCTGGGACGGGGAAGCTATCTGCGGGAACTCTCCTCCAAAGGGGCCGCGATACTGCTGCATCGCGGCAAGGTGCTCCACGCCAAGGCGATGGTCTTCGACGACGACGCCGCCATTGTCGGAACGATCAACTTCGACAACAGGAGCCTCTTCTACAATTTCGAAGTGGTCAGCCTCCTCTACTCCCGAAACGAGATCGAAACGATCGTTTCGTGGGGAGAGAGGGTGATACAGGCATGCCGTCCCTACCGGCCCACCGAAACACTCTTTCAGGTCCGCATCGAAAATCTGATGCGCATGCTCTCCCCTCTGGTGTAG